One Acropora palmata chromosome 2, jaAcrPala1.3, whole genome shotgun sequence genomic window carries:
- the LOC141874804 gene encoding transmembrane protein 53-like: protein MKTFRGLVNAALKSSTCIAYTRNLAVHRFSHCVSLHQRTLASESKQFQARCRKIGAVVTKAEARNSKPIVALLGWNSAQDKHLVKYSDIYEKKGFDTVRISANPFSTMMFLHRTKNVAQTLLDILVEMKSDKDCSIIIHAFSMGGFNVYHFMRQAILSPGHQHFNSIHIIGCIFDSCPHFPSMHSTLSVQSSILQNIPNPLAKVVAWIGLGVAYPLAFLLSPHIKRLIPDNINSPLGCPELFLYSDADHLIPYDDVKTFLKAHEEKGINVFSKVMKGSAHVQHLRNYPEDYLNQINTFTDYCFKKDM from the coding sequence ATGAAAACATTCAGGGGCTTGGTAAATGCAGCATTAAAATCAAGTACTTGCATAGCATACACGAGGAACTTGGCAGTACACAGGTTCTCTCACTGTGTATCATTACATCAGCGGACTCTGGCAAGTGAATCAAAGCAATTTCAAGCTAGGTGCAGAAAGATTGGTGCTGTAGTAACAAAGGCTGAAGCAAGAAATTCAAAACCCATTGTTGCTCTTCTTGGCTGGAATAGTGCTCAAGACAAACACTTGGTAAAATACAGTGATATCTACGAAAAGAAAGGCTTCGATACCGTTAGGATATCTGCCAATCCATTCAGTACAATgatgtttttgcacagaacaaaaaatGTGGCTCAAACCTTGCTTGATATACTAGTAGAAATGAAATCAGATAAAGATTGCTCAATCATCATCCATGCATTCAGCATGGGAGGGTTCAATGTGTATCACTTCATGCGTCAAGCCATATTAAGTCCCGGACACCAACATTTTAATTCCATTCATATCATTGGttgcatatttgacagttGTCCTCATTTTCCTAGTATGCATAGCACACTAAGTGTACAGTCATCAATTCTTCAAAATATACCAAATCCATTGGCTAAAGTTGTGGCATGGATTGGTCTTGGCGTTGCTTACCCCTTAGCGTTTCTGTTGAGTCCACATATAAAGCGTCTTATTCCAGACAACATTAACTCACCCCTGGGTTGCCCAGAGCTATTTCTGTACAGTGACGCAGACCACCTAATTCCTTACGATGATGTCAAGACTTTCCTGAAAGCTCATGAGGAGAAAGGCATCAATGTGTTTTCTAAAGTAATGAAAGGATCTGCTCATGTGCAGCACTTGAGAAATTATCCTGAAGACTATCTTAATCAAATCAACACATTCACTGATTACTGCTTCAAAAAAGATATGTGA